The following is a genomic window from Malus sylvestris chromosome 12, drMalSylv7.2, whole genome shotgun sequence.
ATCTCTCCCTCCCACTCTCAATCCCCACCCAATTCCTTCTCCCCAGACGCACCGGAATCCTGTGCACTCCCAGTATCTTGCCTTCGCACCCTCCCCTCCCCTTTTCTCAATGGCCGCGGTGAActgtgagagagaagagagagatcaaGGTGGATTCTATTTAAGAAATCAGAAGCAAATCTACAATGATTGCGATTGGTTCGAAGTCGGAATCGAAATCGGGGAGTATGAGGAAGCAGACTTAGCAATcaaatattgattttttttttttttttttttgtggaagcTCTTTCTTAGACAGTTCGCAATCAAGCAACCCATTTGATTCAAACTTGTCAGAAGAATTCAATAgccttgattgggtctttgaatcctTTGTTCCCTTTGCGAAAGGTAATACAGAAGAAAAAGTTAGTTTGAAACTTCGTGTGAGAGATAAGAGGTGGGCACTAGGCAAGGACGATGATGGCTTGGgataatgtttttttatttttatttttattttttttaaataaattggttaaaaaaattgttagtcttttgttaaaaaaaaaaagaaattgttaATCTATGACTTAGTCCGGTACTGCACCAAACATTTTATAATTCTTATCCAACTTAGTCCAAGCCAAACCAGTCCAGCTTAATCCCTAAAGTTAGTTCAGTCTGAGATAGTCCGGTGTAGCAAATGCACCCTTGCATTATTGTATGGGAAGAAAATCACTGAACGAAGAAAATTTAGCATAAGGTCCCAAAAatgccaaaaaataattaaaagagaaGTAGATTATGCACAAGCTCATCTCAAGGCAAGAAAAATACCTTATAGTCCAAACTGGCTTAAGACCAACCCCAGGTCTAAAGCGTTTTCGGAAACTTGCCATGGACGTCCACAAACTCCTCATTTTTTTGCTGTTTGCAGCTGCATCTGGTTGGAGCCAAGGAGGGCTGCAAAGCCTAAGATAGGGGAGTTTTTTGAAAGTTGAGGAAGAGAGCCATTCGTTGGTCTCACCAAATGGAGCTTTCTCCAGTGGATTTTACAACGTCGGCAAAAGGGCATTTTGTTATGCAATTTGGTACACAAATTCAATCAATAAAACCGTTGTCTGGATGGCTAACCGAGATAGGCCTGTAAATGAAACAAGGTCTAGGCTAACCCTCCGAAGAAATGGCAACCTTGTCCTTACTGATGGGATTGGATCAACTGTGTGGTTAACAAACACTTTTTCTGGTGTTGGCATGGAGGTTCGGCTTCTTGAGACTGGAAACTTGGTGCTGATCAGTCAAGCAAATAGGGTCATCTGACAAAGTTTTGATTCTCCCACAAATACACTTGTACCATCACAACAACTTGACACAAACAAAACCTTGTTGTCAATGGAAAGTCAAGGTACATACTTATCTGGATACTATAAATTCAAATTCGATGATTACAATATCTTATATCTAGTCTACACTAGCCCTCAATTTACGAGTGCTTATTGGCCAAGGCTAGGTCTAAATGTTTTCAACAGTGGCAGAACACCTTACAATAGCTCTAGAGTAGCAATTTTGGATGGGGTAGGACAATTTAGATCAAGTGACAATCTGATGTTTAATGTATCTGATTATCGCATTGGTCCAAAGTGGCGTTTGACTCTGGATTATGACGGCGTCTTAAGTTGTATAGCCTAAATGATTCAACAGGGACTTGGAACATCACATGGTTACCTAATGCTATTGATACTTGTCAGGTTCATGGCTTGTGTGGTGAATACAGAATTTGTATCTACAATCCGCAACCTATTTGTACTTGCCCTCATGGTTTCTCCCTAAGGGATCATTCAAACTGGTCAAAAGGCTGctcactttcagtcattttgtCTCATGATTCAAACAAGTTGGACTTCATGGAGATTCCTAACTCAGATTACTTTGCATATGACTTGGATACCATAGCTATTGGAATCTCTTATGAAGAATGCAGGGACGCGTGCTTATATGATTTGAGATGCAAAGGATTTGGATATGCTCGGGATGGAAGCGAGGTACGTTACCCCAAAAGTTTTCTCCTTAATGGATTTCATAAGCCTAGTACGTTCATTTCTATGTATATTAAGATTTTGAAAGGTTTGAGCACCAATGAAGCCCTAAAGAAGCTAAAACCATATGAACTGAATTGCTCAGCTGCGCTAGTTGCTCTCGATAGTGGTTATCCAAAAGTGGCAAAGAGCAACAAAATTAGGTACACGGAATACCTAATTGGGTTTGTGAGCTCATTTCCGATAATTGAAGCAATCTACATTGGTTTGACATGGTGGTACGTCTTCCGAAATCAGGCTAAAGAGGAATTTGTGAACATGGGTTACATAGAATTAGCCATGGGATTCAAGCGCTTCACGTACGCAGAACTTAAAAAAGCAACCAATAATTTCAAGCAGGAGGTAGGAAAATAAGGGTTTGGAACCATGTATAAAAGGGTCCTAGATGACGAAAAAGTTGTAGTTGTGAAGAGACTAGATGGTGTCTTGCAAGGAGATGTAGAGTTTTGGGCAGAGGCGAGTGTGATAAGGAATATCAATCAACGAAACTTGGTTAAACTGTGGGGTTTCTGCGTGGACAATCAGCATAAGCTTCTCGTTTATGAGTACCTCGAGAATGGATCATTGGACAAAATCTTGTTCTCAGATGCGGAACTAGGATTGGAGCAGAAATACAAGATTGCACTAGGCATTGCAAAGGGTTTGTCGTATTTACACGAGGAATGCCTCGAATGGGTCCTCCATTGTGATATAAAGCCTCAAAACATACTGTTAGATGATCAGCTTGAACCTAAAGTGGCAGACTTTAGGATGTCAAAGCTATTCACAGATATCTATGGCATCAAAGATATGCAAGGAAGGAGATTTTCAAAAGCATGGGGAACCAAAGGTTATATGGCTCTAGAGTGGATGATGAACCTGAAAATTGATGCCAAGGCGGATGTGTACAACTATGGGATTGTTTTGCTGGAACTACTGAGTGGAAAGAGTGCTTCGATTCTCATTTCGACGCTTGCCAAAGAGTACAATGAGTGGAACCAACCGGTTCAATATGTGACTGAAAAGATCGAAATAGAAGGGCTCAAGGAAGTGATTAACCCGAGATTACTGTGTGAGTACGAAAAGAAGAAGCTCGAAGGGCTGATGAAAGTTACCCTATTGTGTGTTCAAGAGGACCGCAATGCAAGGCCAACCATGAGTAAGGTTATGGAGGTTCTACTTGACAATGATCATGAGTAAGGCCAGACCAAAGATCAGAGAATAAATAATTGAAGCTGAATGT
Proteins encoded in this region:
- the LOC126592251 gene encoding putative receptor protein kinase ZmPK1, giving the protein MYKRVLDDEKVVVVKRLDGVLQGDVEFWAEASVIRNINQRNLVKLWGFCVDNQHKLLVYEYLENGSLDKILFSDAELGLEQKYKIALGIAKGLSYLHEECLEWVLHCDIKPQNILLDDQLEPKVADFRMSKLFTDIYGIKDMQGRRFSKAWGTKGYMALEWMMNLKIDAKADVYNYGIVLLELLSGKSASILISTLAKEYNEWNQPVQYVTEKIEIEGLKEVINPRLLCEYEKKKLEGLMKVTLLCVQEDRNARPTMSKVMEVLLDNDHE